The Streptomyces sp. HUAS CB01 genome has a segment encoding these proteins:
- a CDS encoding peptidase E: MTAAEPTILATSGGHRVGDRTRVAFDSLVHHAVELSGVHGRRPRIMYVGTAIGDAEHFAFRMGEAARAAGFDLTPLHLFPMPNIEDIEGAVLDHDVVWVMGGSVANLLAVWRVHGLDAVLRRAWEAGVVLSGVSAGSICWFRGGTTDSFGPRLRPLTDALGFLPYGNGVHYDSDLGRRPLVHRLVADGTLPVTHCTDDGVGLVYRGTELVEAVSEQPGKRAYLVVREGDRAVEERIAPRRLPAPRS, translated from the coding sequence ATGACTGCCGCCGAGCCCACCATCCTCGCCACCTCGGGCGGACACCGCGTCGGCGACCGCACGCGCGTGGCGTTCGACTCGCTGGTCCACCACGCCGTCGAGCTGTCCGGGGTCCACGGGCGCCGACCCCGGATCATGTACGTCGGCACCGCCATCGGTGACGCCGAGCACTTCGCCTTCCGCATGGGTGAGGCCGCCCGTGCGGCCGGATTCGACCTGACACCCCTTCATCTCTTCCCGATGCCCAACATCGAGGACATCGAGGGCGCCGTCCTCGACCACGACGTCGTCTGGGTCATGGGCGGTTCGGTGGCGAACCTGCTCGCCGTGTGGCGGGTGCACGGCCTGGACGCCGTGCTGCGTCGCGCCTGGGAGGCGGGGGTCGTGCTCAGCGGGGTCAGCGCGGGCTCGATCTGCTGGTTCCGGGGCGGGACCACCGACTCCTTCGGACCCCGGCTGCGACCGCTCACCGACGCGCTCGGCTTCCTCCCCTACGGCAACGGCGTGCACTACGACAGCGACCTCGGCCGCCGCCCCCTGGTGCACCGCCTGGTCGCGGACGGCACCCTGCCGGTCACCCACTGCACCGACGACGGGGTGGGCCTCGTCTACCGGGGCACCGAACTCGTCGAGGCCGTCAGCGAGCAGCCGGGGAAGCGCGCGTACCTCGTCGTCCGGGAGGGCGACAGGGCGGTCGAGGAGCGCATCGCCCCGCGCCGCCTGCCCGCACCCCGCTCCTGA